The Syntrophorhabdaceae bacterium genome contains the following window.
ACAGCCTGAAGGTAAAATATTTCCGCATCGAGTCGGAGCATGTTGATTTAAAGATCACCCCGGGAGAAAAAAGGCAATGGAAGGGCGTCTCAGGCCACAATATTCCAAGCTTCGAGGTCTTTCTCTCGCCTGACTGGCACGGCACCGAAGGCGTCTATTATGCGAACCTCCCGTCCTTCCGGAGCGGAAATTACGTTGAAAAGATACGTATTGATTTTCAGAAAGGTTCTGTCGCCACAATGGAAGCCGGGAAAGGAGAGGACTTTGCGCGGAAGCAGCTTTCCATGGATAAAGGGGCCTGCAGGGTCGGTGAATTTTCCCTTACGGACAGGCGTTTTTCACGGATTGACAGGTTCATGGCGGATACGCTCTTTGATGAGAACTTCGGCGGACAATACGGGAACTGCCACATCGCCCTTGGCGCCTCATACACCGATACATACGGTGGCAATCCTGCTGCAATGACCGGGGCATTAAAGAAGAAACTCGGGTTCAACGATTCCGCGCTCCACTGGGATCTCGTCAATACAGAGGATAAGACGGTAACTGCCTGTCTTACATCAGGCAAGAAGGTCATCATATACGAAAAAGGAGTCTTTAAATACTAAGTGAATGGTGAAAGGCTCTCGTAATTCGTGAATCGTAATTCGTAATTGGATGAACCCAATGAAAGGTAAATGCGTCATTGCGAGCGGAGCGCGGCAATCTCACTAACAGGATCGCCACGTCGCTTCACTCCTCGCGATGACACAGGGTTTGCTATGCGCCATGCGCTTTGCGCTATGCTGATCCAGGCACACAGCCGTCAACGTCGATTATCGATCATCGACTATCGAGTTTGCCATGAGCTGATCGCTGATAGCTGATAGCTAAAAAACTGTCAGTATCAAGTAACGAGTAACGAGCATCAAATCCGTTACTTCTTCCCCGCCTTCATGGTGTTGTAAACCGAATAGGCCTCCATAAAAGCCGGGAAACCTACTGTGGGGAGCAGCAGGAGCAGCGCATGTTTTATCTCCTCATCCGTTAACCCTGCCTCCTTACCCCTTGCGATGTGAGTCTCAAGGGATATTTTGTGGCCGCTGGCGCCTGAAACGGCAATCTTTATCAGCCAGCGAACCTTCTCGGACAATGGCCCTCCCTGTACGTGTATCTCTTTGCCCAGCGCTTCGTGACCTTCATAGATGCGGGGAAACTCTTCTCTGAATCGTGTAAACACTTCATGCACGTCTTTCATGGCAAACCTCCTTTCTTTTATCCCGGATACATCACGTAGAGCATGGTATCGGGATATCCCGTAGCAAACCGTCGTGAGACAAAGGCAGCAGAGAGCGGAGAGCTGAGAGCATAGAGATAAACTTCTTAAAGAATTGTCTCTTTGGTTTCTCACCTTTCACCTTTCACCTGGTTCCTTCTACCTTTTTAGTTTCGGAACACCCTTTTGTCAAGTCGCTTTATCGTCTTTCTCTTGTGAAAGCGCTTGGATTCTGCTAATCTTTTTGAGGAACAAGAACATTACGCGCAACCAGGAGAGATTATATATGAACATACTGTCGGCCATCGGCAATACACCGCTTGTAGAATTAATGAATATCGATACACCCCCCGGCGTGAAGGTCCTCTGCAAGCTTGAAGGGTGCAACCCCGGGGGCTCCATCAAAGACCGTCCCGCCCTCTATATGATCACAAAGGCGGAAGAGCGGGGAGAGCTTACAAAAGACAAGACCATCCTTGAACCTACGTCCGGCAATACCGGGATCGCCATTGCCATGATCGGGGCTGCGAAAGGGTATCACGTTGACCTCTGCATGCCGGAATGCGTCAGTACGGAAAGAAGGCTTATCCTTGAAGGACTCGGCTCAAGCGTCTTTCTTACGCCTGCAAAAGAGAATATCGACGGCGCCATTAAAAGGGCGCATCAGCTCATGGAAGAGTTTCCGAACAAATATTACATGCCGAACCAGTACGATAACGAAGATAATGTCCTTGCCCACTACGAAACAACGGGACCAGAGATATATGCCCAGACCAACGGGGGCATCGATTTTTTTGTTGCCGGTATGGGTACAACGGGAACGCTTATGGGCACTGCAAAATACCTGAAGGAGAAAAAACCGGCTGTGAAGATCGTCGGTGTTGAACCGGTCATGGGTCACACTATCCAGGGATTAAAAAATATGACCGAATCGATAGTCCCCCACATATACAACCCCGCAATACTGGATCAGAAAGAGATGGTCGAAGACGGTGAGGCCTTTGAGGCAACCCGGTTCCTTGCCCAGAAAGAGGGGATCTTCGTCGGAAC
Protein-coding sequences here:
- a CDS encoding aminopeptidase; the protein is SLKVKYFRIESEHVDLKITPGEKRQWKGVSGHNIPSFEVFLSPDWHGTEGVYYANLPSFRSGNYVEKIRIDFQKGSVATMEAGKGEDFARKQLSMDKGACRVGEFSLTDRRFSRIDRFMADTLFDENFGGQYGNCHIALGASYTDTYGGNPAAMTGALKKKLGFNDSALHWDLVNTEDKTVTACLTSGKKVIIYEKGVFKY
- a CDS encoding carboxymuconolactone decarboxylase family protein; the encoded protein is MKDVHEVFTRFREEFPRIYEGHEALGKEIHVQGGPLSEKVRWLIKIAVSGASGHKISLETHIARGKEAGLTDEEIKHALLLLLPTVGFPAFMEAYSVYNTMKAGKK
- a CDS encoding cysteine synthase family protein, with the protein product MNILSAIGNTPLVELMNIDTPPGVKVLCKLEGCNPGGSIKDRPALYMITKAEERGELTKDKTILEPTSGNTGIAIAMIGAAKGYHVDLCMPECVSTERRLILEGLGSSVFLTPAKENIDGAIKRAHQLMEEFPNKYYMPNQYDNEDNVLAHYETTGPEIYAQTNGGIDFFVAGMGTTGTLMGTAKYLKEKKPAVKIVGVEPVMGHTIQGLKNMTESIVPHIYNPAILDQKEMVEDGEAFEATRFLAQKEGIFVGTSSGAAVAVALRIARKIDHGTIVVILPDRGDRYLSTMQFRSICAKCPP